Proteins found in one Candidatus Poribacteria bacterium genomic segment:
- a CDS encoding restriction endonuclease subunit M, which translates to EAQKEIVAEIEGYQKVIDGARAVVENYRPHIPIDLDWPFVPVGDIFRKSDETVLPESLEGPITYIGLENITQNTGEITGEVTSDDPSQIKSLKNVFGPGDILYGKLRPNLNKVWLADRNGICSTDIFVIRAKTDRVVPAVYAYVFRSSSFNDAVLGQLKGAQLPRVGWSSFAGLEVPLPPLDTQEAIVAEIEAEQVLVASNRELIARMEKKIEAAIGRVWNEGD; encoded by the coding sequence TGGAGGCGCAGAAGGAGATCGTCGCGGAGATCGAGGGCTATCAGAAGGTCATTGACGGGGCGCGCGCTGTCGTAGAGAACTACCGCCCGCACATTCCGATTGATCTCGATTGGCCCTTCGTTCCCGTCGGGGATATCTTCCGAAAATCTGACGAAACCGTCTTGCCGGAATCGTTGGAAGGACCAATCACATACATTGGGCTTGAAAACATCACGCAAAACACGGGCGAGATTACGGGCGAAGTAACGAGTGATGATCCGTCACAGATCAAGAGTCTGAAGAACGTATTCGGTCCGGGCGACATCCTGTACGGCAAGCTGCGCCCCAATTTGAACAAGGTTTGGTTAGCGGACCGAAACGGCATTTGCTCCACCGATATTTTCGTGATCCGCGCCAAAACGGATCGAGTAGTTCCCGCGGTGTACGCGTACGTTTTTCGCAGCAGTTCCTTCAACGACGCCGTTCTGGGACAGTTGAAGGGCGCGCAGTTACCGAGAGTCGGGTGGAGTTCGTTTGCCGGTCTAGAGGTTCCGCTGCCGCCCCTCGACACTCAAGAAGCCATCGTCGCCGAAATCGAAGCGGAGCAAGTCCTCGTCGCCTCCAACCGCGAACTGATCGCGCGGATGGAGAAGAAAATCGAGGCGGCCATCGGGCGGGTTTGGAATGAAGGCGACTGA